The proteins below come from a single Chryseobacterium sp. MA9 genomic window:
- a CDS encoding efflux RND transporter periplasmic adaptor subunit encodes MKRVASGIALSALLLAVGCNKKKEEKEEVTVYPVTSPVVMDTVINKEYVAQIQSVKNIEVRAQEKGFLEKIFVDEGQYVQAGQTLFRIMPKLYQAELLKAKAEVEQASIELKNASTLAGNNIVSKNEKAMAKAKLDAANAEMKLAQIHLSFTDIKAPFSGVINRIPLKLGSLVDEGDLLTSLSDNTSIYTYFNVSEPEYLSYQTHAADRGSNQVSLITANGETYSQKGEIQTIEGEFDNETGNIAFRAKFPNPDKLLRNGETGKIQMSMPVHNALIIPQKATYEIQDQKYVFVVDKNGVTKSRNIKIAYELPDLYVVGSGISKGDQILLEGVQKVKDDQKVKTKFQDPKKVLQSLKLKAE; translated from the coding sequence ATAAAGAGAGTTGCTTCGGGAATTGCGCTGAGTGCCCTTCTATTGGCGGTTGGCTGCAATAAGAAAAAAGAAGAAAAAGAAGAAGTTACCGTATATCCGGTTACATCTCCTGTAGTAATGGACACTGTAATCAACAAAGAATACGTAGCCCAGATTCAATCTGTAAAAAACATTGAAGTAAGGGCTCAGGAAAAAGGTTTCCTGGAAAAAATCTTTGTAGATGAAGGACAATACGTACAGGCAGGACAGACATTGTTCCGAATTATGCCTAAACTGTATCAGGCAGAACTGTTAAAAGCAAAAGCAGAGGTAGAACAGGCTTCTATCGAACTGAAAAATGCAAGTACATTAGCAGGAAACAATATTGTTTCTAAAAATGAAAAAGCAATGGCAAAAGCCAAGCTGGATGCTGCTAATGCTGAAATGAAACTGGCTCAGATCCATCTTTCATTTACTGATATCAAAGCACCGTTCTCAGGTGTTATCAACAGAATTCCTTTGAAACTGGGAAGTCTTGTAGATGAAGGTGATTTGCTGACTTCATTGTCAGATAACACAAGTATCTATACTTATTTTAACGTTTCAGAACCGGAATATTTAAGTTATCAGACTCACGCTGCAGATAGAGGAAGCAATCAGGTATCCCTGATCACAGCGAACGGAGAAACCTATTCGCAGAAAGGTGAAATCCAAACCATAGAAGGAGAATTTGATAACGAAACAGGGAATATTGCCTTCCGTGCCAAGTTCCCAAATCCTGATAAGCTTTTGAGAAATGGAGAAACAGGGAAAATACAGATGTCAATGCCTGTTCATAATGCATTAATTATTCCTCAGAAAGCTACTTATGAAATTCAGGATCAGAAATACGTATTTGTCGTTGATAAAAACGGAGTAACGAAATCCCGAAATATCAAAATAGCTTATGAACTTCCGGATCTTTATGTAGTAGGTTCAGGAATATCGAAAGGAGATCAGATCCTTTTGGAAGGAGTTCAGAAAGTG